The DNA window TATAAAAGTGTAAGCTGCTGGTAACTCCAGTGGCTGCATAAGCAGATTCATCGAAAATGTTACTTATCGTTGCATAGGGATCAACGTATTCAGATTGGCTGTAACACCAACCACTGTTTTTTGGATAAACGTTACCGTTAGATTCTTTATCACGATCACAAATTAAATAGGAGTAGGCATAATAATAGTGTCGATTCGTACAATAAAAACTATTACAAACTCTTGTGGTATAACCGGTGCCCGGAAATACAAAGCCATCAAAACCAATAAATGAAATTTGGCTGTTTGTACCTGTGTTTTGGTTATATTCAGCAAGGGTACTTGAAACCGTACTAATAATATCCTTCAGTTCAATATACTTAGCATCCCGATCAGAACTGACCGATTCTTGCATTGATCCTGAAAAATCGGAGATTAAGATAACATCTACCGATTTTGAGTTGTACTTACGCACAGCTGAAGTACTGGCTATATCGACGGATTCTCCAAAGCCATTTGAAATCCCGCTGCTTGGGAACCAAGTTGGTTCACTGATAGTCAACTTGATGTCATATTCGAAAAACTGTTTGGTCGCTAATGCGGATAAATCGCACTTAGGATTGTCATCACATGGAATAACATTGGTTTCTACATATTCAATGGTCGCATTAGGGAAAAAGTAATCTACATAATTATTTACAATCGCGTTGCGAGTCGATTCCGAGCTAGCGTTCTGCCCAGACATAGCAAGCGCCATCACTTCCGTTGCTTCATCTAAACGAGCTTTGTTTTGCAATGCACGAGCACCATCTAGGCCGAGAACAAAAACGCCAAAAAGCATCGGAATAAACAAAACGAACAGCAATGCTGCGTGTCCTTGTTGTTTATTAAACCTTATCTGTTTTTTCATATTTTACCGTGCCAACGTAAACGCATTTGCTGCAACCAACGAATAATCTTTACCAAACAAACTGCCAAACCAATTTGTACTTCGATAACAGAGAGTGACTTGATATAAAGTAGCTGAGCGTCCCCACGACGTTTGAAATAGCAAATTCACGCCAGGAGTAACTCCAGGGCAGGCAAGTCCAACCCCCAATGTCGTCGCGCTGTTCCAGTTCGACACTTCAATCAGCTGATTACCCAAACCGTAGTAACTGCGCTGTCTTACTTTCAAATCAAAGCCGAAATCATTTTGATCAAAATGTCCCATAGACCGATTTAACGAGTTCACTACGATTTGATAGGCCTCTTTGGCCTGATCATCATCGACGGCATACTCTTCTTCTTCGAAAAGCTGTGTTCGCTCTTTTATGACACTCGCGATTGAATAAGAAAGACGTTCCAATTTTCCTTTCATGCTCAGTTTCATAATCAAATCACCGGTAAATACAATCAGCAGTGACAAAAACACACCGACAATCGAAAATTCCACCGTGAAATTGCCACGTTGTTTAATCAATGGAGAATTCATCGCGTTGATATTCCTGTATTACAATTGCTTCGCGGGTAAACATCGATTCAGTATCAAAGAAGTAACTAAAAATATGAGGCGCCATATAGTCCACTCGGTAAATAGCGATGGACGATCCTGTCGCGGTCCCACATTCAATACTGATATCCTCACTCTCTTCATCAGGTGCACATTTTTCCGTCACGGCAGAAAGCTCAGTGAAACTGGTTAAATAGCGCACACTAAAACGAAACTGGGTGACATCAATGACAGACGCCCACACGCTGTCCTCCTTGGCGAGCATTTCTTCAAAGTCGCCTAAGAATTCCGTGGTACTTGCCAATCGTTTACTGTGCAAAGAGGCTTGGGCAATCGCCATATCCCCCAACCCAGAAACATAAGATAAGAAGGCAATTTCAACCCAAAAAGCACACATCAGCCAAAAGAAGATAAAGCCCATCGCAAACTCAATGGTCGCAGTGCCTTTTTGCACTTTGGCCGTTAAAACCGCTTTAACGTTTTTCACTGAGTTCCTCCTGTTGTTTTTCAGGGGAACCCAGTACTGCCCGTTTGACATCCGATAACTTCAAGGCTTTCAAATTGGCAAATAGCTTATTTCGCTGCTCTGGCGACAGCGTTGTGGTTAACCTAGTAAAACCGCCCATATCACCCAATTTTGCATATACGATGGCTAAATTTGCTTTAATCCTCTGGCTACCATTGGCGTTGGAGAAATACATTGGTTCAAGGAGATCCTTGGCAGTAAAATAGTGTTGCTGCAATATAGCCACTAACGCCAAATTATTTTTCACGGTGATATCATCATCCATAAATACACGGGCTTGCAAAAACCGCTGCTTAGCTTGATAAAATTCACCCCGGTAACAATCATTGATACCCAGCAAATTCAATACATCAGCTTCTCGCGGATTAAGGCGATTTGCCTGAGTCAAATATCGATTAGCACGATCCAAGTCACCCAAATTCAAATAGGACTTTCCAGCCAAGTAATTGACATCAAATGACTCCTTTTTGGTGTTGAGCAATGGTTCTAAATAAAAAATTGCCGAATGAAAATCTGCTGTTTCGACATAAGCTCGAATCAACTTTATCCGTGTAGCAAAATCTTCTTTGGCCAATAATTGTGATTTATAAAAAGTAATCAGCTTTTGGTAGTTTTTGCTGCTTAACAATACTTTTTCTTGCGTCTGTGTATCGATACCACCATTACGTTTACCCGAGGTCGCAACACACCCAGATAAACTGATCAGTAATAAAGTCACCACGATCATTTTGCTCATTAGCCTAACATCCTCATTACACCAGGTGCTGCAATGAGCACAACAATTGGAATCATGATAAATAGAATCAAAGGAATCGACATCTTCGCTGATAATTGACCAATTTTTTCTTCGATGTGTAACAACTGCACTTCTCGAATATCGGAAGCTAAAGTAATCAATACCGGATAAATTGAGGAACCATATTGAATACTTTGGTTTAGGGTCATAACGAAACTGCGAATTTCGTTGGACGGAAAACGTTTATAAAGTTCATTGAGCGCCTGTTCAATGCCAACCAAACGCGAGCGATCATTCACCAAATTGAGGATATAGCTGAGGTCTTTATCAAATGCTTTAAACTCATGGGACAGGTAGCTGATTGCTGATTCAATCGTCATCCCGGTTTGAACACAAACCCCCATTAAATCGAGCATATAAGGCAATTTATTAGAGATATCTTTGCGTACTGCGTTAGCTTTGAAAGTCAGATAGTAGTCTGGCCCCATTAAGCTAAGGACGATCCACAATGCTTCAACCGCAATAAAGGTACTCGATTTCAAATGCCATACTGTGCCTAAAATGGCAACACCCAATATTCCGCCAATAACAGCGGTATATTTGATCAAAATGAAATATTTCGAGAACTTTAAGTCATAAAAGCCAGCGGCTATAAATTTATCATCGACATCTTTCTGGTTAGTAGAAAAGACCTTATTTAAAAACTCACTAAGTCCATAAAAGTTAATGGACGCCTTTTCTTCCTCGGAGAAGTTAAGCTTTTCTAATCTTTTTGCTCTCTTGGCTTTAAGTGCCGATACAATTAAAGCAACTAAACCAAGAACAATTAAACCAATTGATGCTAGTGCAATAATATCCATAAGTTCTCCTAGCTAACGCCTCGCATTAGACCCCAAACAATGGATATCCCAATAAACTCACTAGCCAATACGTAATAAAGAATGACCTTGCCATCCTCATTAAACATCACGTATTCATAGTTTTCTGGACTTAAAAACTGCAGCATAAAGAGGAAAAAGAACGGTATTGCCGCCACTATTTTAGCGGATGAGCGTGCTTCTGACGTTAGGGCAAATTTTTTCTTATCCATCGCACGCGCATTAAACATAGTGCGGTTTAAACGCTGGATAATATCTTTTAATTGTCCACCCCGCGAAATATTGGCCCGCAGTGTGATCACAAAGAAATAGAATGATGGATAAGGATAACGATGGCACGACTTACGAAATACTTCATCAGGGTCCTCCCCCAATTGCAAGCGTTGTCCCATCACGCGAAACTCATTACCCACGTCACCTTCAAGCTGGTGTCCTACATACATAATTGCATGCATGATACTGTCACCAGATGAAACCGCACTGGTCATCATATTCAGCGCATCAGGGAATTGAGACTCAAAGTTTTGACGTTCACGATTTTGTAACCAACGGAATAGGAAAAAATACCCTAGGAGCAACACTAACGGAGTGACGATATATTGCGATTCCCGCAGAAAATTGCGATTAAACAGAATTGAGGCCGCAATCAAAACTAAGGTAATCACGATCAGCTTAATTTCTGGCATGTTGCCTAATTGACTCTTAAAGTTATACCAATTCTGCAACGCTCGTTCTTTAAAGCCACGATCTAGCAACGACTGAATATCAACCGCTTGATGTTGACTTACTATAGTTGTCGAACCAAAGCTACTATCAAAATTGCGCAAATACGTCATGCGCCGTTTTTTTGTTCGGTAGTTAATGATTAACGCAATAATAATGATCACGACGCCAATCAATAGAAAATAGAGATCATCACTCATCACGCCTTGCCTCCGGTTGTTTTAAATGAACTCATCAGCTTCTCTTCTAAGCCAAAAAATTTGGCTTTTTCCACTAACACTGAGCGTTGCATCAAACCCGCAGTAACAAACTGCCCTGTTACTTTCCCATCAGGCGTTTTTTCATACGTTGGTTGGAAACGATAGATTTCTTCCAGAACAACACTGGTTCCTTCCAAACCAATCACTTCCGTAATCGACATCACTTTACGGCTACCATCATGGAGGCGAGAAATCTGGATAATAAGATCGACTGCGCTAACGATCGTGCGACGAATCGCTTCTAAAGGAAGGTTGTTACTGGCCATCATTACCATAGATTCAACACGCGCCATCGCATCACGCGGCGTGTTGGCGTGAAGCGTTGACATTGAACCATCGTGACCGGTGTTCATCGCCTGCAACATTTCAAATGCTTCAGCACCACGACATTCCCCTACGATGATTCGATCTGGACGCATACGTAGGGCGTTGATAACCAGTTCACGCTGGCTAATTTGACCAGTATTTTCAATACCGGCCGCACGTGTCTCTAAGCGCACGACGTGAGGCTGTTGCAATTTAAGTTCAGCGGCATCTTCTATCGTAACGATACGTTCTTTCTCAGAAATAAACTGAGACAGCGCATTAAGCATGGTTGTTTTACCAGAGCCCGTACCACCGGAAATAATAATGTTGAGTCGACAACGCGCCGCGACCATCAATAGCTGAGCCATTTCTGGGCTCATTGCACCAAACTGACATAATTTGGCAAAGTCGATACTGTGCTTTTTGAACTTACGAATAGAAATAGACGTGCCATCAATTGCAATCGGAGGAATAACAATATTGACACGGCTACCGTCTAAAAGACGGGCGTCACACAGTGGGCTTGACTCATCGACACGACGCCCTACTCGACTTGCAATCCGTTTGGCGATACCGACTAACTGAGGTTCATCGATAAACGTCACATTGGACTTTTCGACCAAACCATTGCGTTCAATAAAGATTGCCTCAGGACCATTGACCATAATATCGGAGATAGTGTCATCATCCATAAGGCGCTGCAGAGGACCAAGCCCGATCAATTCATCAGCTAGTGCTGAAACAAACTCACGTCTTAGAGAGTTAGAAACCGCGGCACTCTCTTTATCAATCAATAAATTGATCGCACTTTCTAGCTCTTCTTCAAGCTGTGCGCGTTTAATATCCGCAATCGCTGATGGATCTAATGCATCAAAGATCTGCCGACGTAATTTGACATAAAGATTCTTTGCGACGCTCATGCCATCAACCCTTCGATACTATTTTTTTGAAAAGCGATTTTTTCGCATTGATGTCCTCACCCAACACTAAAGCAGACAGTTGGTTAAGAACGACCGCTGAACGGTGACGTCTAGAGGCCAGACGCTTACCATCCAAAATGACATCCGAAAAGTCCTTGATATAAGGAATCACCAGGTCAACTTTACGTTTAAGAAACTTTTCAATTTCATCAAACGACACACTGGCGTACTTTTCAGGAATGGTATGGTTCACCACGATAAAAACTCGTGGTCGTTCCGTTGTAGGCATCGCTTCAATGATAGAGTTGAGTCTTCCCGCATCACGTAACGACGAGACAGTCGCGTTAGTCACGATGACAATACAATCACTTTCCATCCAGTCATTGTTGAAGTCGAACACTTGCCCGGTAGACGCGGAAATGTCTTCTACAATGAAGTTACATTCCGAACGCATCACATCGATAATGGCTCGTCGATAATCCACCATTTCGCCGTAACTGAACTCTTCTGCCGAAATACTTAATATCGACAACAAATTGCTCTTCTTAATCAGTAAGCTACGCGAGCTAGATACGTCGATATTGTCGGAAAGATTACCTTTCTGAACCTTCTTCTTTTCGAACTTATTGATACCTAGCATGATGTCTAGGTTTCCGCTGTTGTAGTTATGGTCAACAATGATTGATGAAGAATGGCGAGTCTCTGCTAATAGGCAGGAGAGCTCAGCGGTCACCATCGTTGCTCCGACACCACCTTTCGATCCAACAATAGAGATACGTTTTGCTTTGCGACCTTTGCTGACACTGAATGGACGCTCACGCTCGTCATAAATACTGTTTACAAACTCAACTAATTCCGTTTTCGTCGCGGGCCAAAATAGGTAATAGAAGCCAAGTTTCTTCAAACCGCGCATGGTCGACATGGCGTCTTCGCCACCGACGATAACCACGGCCGATCCCGTTGGGATAAGATGAGAAATACGTTCAGCATCAGCGACTAAGCTCTTTGATTTATTGAGCTCAATGATGATGATTTCTGCCGATTTACTTTTGACATGCTCGATAATGTTGTCATCTTTGTTTTCAATCGTGATCGGCACAGCGATCCCTTCAAAACGAAATGACTCTTCGAACAACTCTCGACATTGCTTAGTTTGGTAAAAAAGAACGGTCTTGATGTGGTCGTTATTACCCTCTTGACCTTTCCCCGATTTGAGAATACTTGTTAAATCAAACATACATGTACTCCTATTTCATCGCGCCAGCAGAACGTTCAGGGTGAACCATGGATTTCCAACGGTTCGTTTCAACGGTGCAACCGTACATGTTTTTATTCGATTTCATCGACCGGTATGAAATCTCTGGGCAGCTATCGTTCTTCATCAGTAAAGTCACCATTTGCAACGTGAACTGCATCTCTTGCGAAGCTGACTTACGTAGTTCAATCTGGCTATCTTCAATGCCTGACTTGATCAACTTTTTTCGCTTCAGAATAGACAACTTACGAGCAACATCTGTCTGATAAATAAAAGTAAACTTGGCGCTACTCAACTCGTTAGCATGCTGTTGTAGAAAGTCATCCACCCTTTGGCTAGCGTCTTTCACATCAACAATGTTTAACGTAAGTTGAGTCGTGATAGGGTAAAGCTCTACTTGTGCCCCCTTGCTGCGATTAACCGAACCACAGCCACTGAGGAGTAATAGCAATGAACCAATAAGAAGGTATTTGTTCAACATCATTGGATAAATCCTCCTTCTTCTAGCCATTCTTGTGTCTCTTGTTGATCTTCTTCTTCAGAAGAAAATTCAAACAAACGTTCTAGCGTGGTTGATTGACGAAATACAGGAAGGCGTACTTCATTACTTTCTATCGGTTTTACAAGACTGACGGTTGCCACAATAACCAACTCTGTTTTCTTGCGCTCAGTTTGGGAGTAACGGAAAAATGCCCCCAAAATTGGAATATCACCAATCAGCGGAATCTTCGACAGAGATTCAACCTCTTCATTATTTAACAGCCCAGCCAAGACAAAACTCTGTCCATCACCTAGTTCAACAACCGTTGAGGCTTTACGTGTTTTTAGTGCAGGTAAGTCATAGGTTTCATTACGATATTGACTGTCTAAAGAACTCACTTCTGGAACGATAGAGAGTTTGATCTTGTCGTCTTTCAATACATTAGCAGCAAGATCAAGCTTAATTCCGTACTCTTTATACATTACACTGGTGCTGCCATCGATGACCGTCACTACAGGCAATTCACCACCGACGAGAAAGCTCGCTGTTTCACCGGAAATAACCGAAATATTCGGTTCCGCAAGCACTTGTCCAACTGAATTGTCTTGGATGGCATTGATCACGGAAACAATATCCGCGGCACTAAAATTCACGATGGAATTGGTAAATGATCCTGATGAATTACCATCAGAAAAGAGTTGCACCCCTAAGTTTTCCACAAATGATTGCGACACTTCGGCCACAGTGAGTTTCACATTGACCTGTTTCGTCACCGCAACTTTGAGGTTATTTAAAATGCCCTGGTATTTAGTCGATGTGAATATAGGTAAAGTACCGCCTGTCGGTGTCAGCGTTTTTTCGGTAAAAGATTTACCGAGTAATTCGCCTACCAAGGATTCAACATCTGCTTTTTGCTGTTCAGTTGCCACTAAACCATCAATAACGACGTGATCTCCTAAGTGATAAATATCAATATCCAAATCAGGAAATTTAACACTGACATATTGCTTGACGTTTAAAAGGCTGGTGTTAACTACAACAGTTCGAGAATAAACGGTCTTACCGTCACTATCGAAAATGATCAGTGAAGCTGTACCTACAGATTTGCCATAAACCACCAACGTTTTTTTACCGATAGTTGAATAGTCTGCAATGTTGGGATTAGAAATAAAGACCGAACTCATATCGACATCTAACTGAATGGTCTTAGCTTCATCTTTATTCAAGTTCAGTACTGCAGCAGCATATGAACACAGTGAAAGTGATGAAAATATCAATAGTATTATTAGGTTATAAAAAGCTCTATACATAGTTGGCCCTTATTGCCTATTTCACTGAAATGCTACTAGCGCGAAATTCTTTTATCGCATGGTAAGATTCCAAAACATCACCTGCGTTAGCAGATAATTCTTCATAGCTGGCATTTTTAATCGATTTATGAACTTCTAATTTCGATATGCGTTTAGCGATGCTTAATGTCGCTACTTGCTTTGTGTTCAACTCCAGAATTAATGTCGTCTTAACTTGAGCAGGCTCTTTTTCCTTAATCACCTTACTGTCATGTGTTATTTTTAAAACTCGAATATGAGTTAACACGGGTGTTAAAGAGACATCTTTAAAATTCTTAATAGTACTGTCATGAGCTAAATTCTGAGAGTTTGAAGCCAATGCTAATATATCGACATAGCCATATGTCAGCACCACGCCACCAACAATTGAGTCTGGTTCGACTTCAATTGGGAATGGAACCATATTAGGCTTGATAATAAAATCGATATAATTTAGATCGTTTTCAGTAATAAATTGTTTCTTAGCAACCATGTCTCCTTTCGCTAAATCCACTGTTGCAATAGGAGCTTGCTTATAATCAATTACCACATCTTCTTGAATACCGTTTTCTTTGGCTTTAGTTTCTGACCATTTTTCAAACGTGGTGTTGTCTTTAGTCAATAACTCACCATGAATGATATCGGTTGTCGCAACCGGAACAGAAATGAGCTTCTCCTGTTTTACTACTTTAGGAGGAGCCTCAGGTGGCATGATTTTCTTGCGATTAATCCCGTAGACCCCCACCCCGATAGCAATAACGGCGATGGCGATCATTAGCTTAATATTCATGTCATTACCTAACACATAGATACGTCATCTAGGTCAGCATACTCAAACCTATACCTACACTAGAACTGACAACAATAGGAACAGCATAAGGAATCGTAACTACCGTTCTACGTTCCGGCTGCTTTAACCTATTCCTAAGCCACATCACTACAGCTAACGCTCCACCCAACCACAGCATCAAATTGAGCGTAAGCAAAAACCAAGTAGGGTCAATTCCTAAGGCAATAACAGCAAAGAGTTTTACATCTCCAGCGCCACATATGCCTAGACTTACGATAATGAAGCCAGCTACTAAAACGTAAGCTGATTGCATTAAAATCGCAGTCTCCATGTCATTTCGACGTATTAGTAATACTAGTATCAATACTATCAAGACGTCGTAGTTTTTTATGAGCCGATAGCGAATATCGCTGACGATGATTTTAAAAAAAACAAGGACTAGTACCACCAGGTATAGTCCTTGTTGAGTTAAATCTAGTTGCATAACAACTAAGTCTTCAGACTAATTAGTTACCTGATGCACCGCTTGCAGATGTACCGCCAGCAGTAGTGATGTTCGACGAAATCGTAGTAACAGCTGAGTTCAGTGAGTCTGAAAGACCTGAGTTGAACACTGCAAGAACGATTGCTGACATAGCAACACCGATGATTGCGTATTCGATAGCGGTAACACCGCGTTGGTCTTGAACAAATGAAACTACGGTTGCGTAAACTTTAGTGATTAGAGTATTCAACATGATAAATTACCTTCTACTGCCAAATTAATATATTTAAAGCGTTTGTTTAAATGCCAGTTATGAATCAACTGGTTAGTCAGGTTTAATTAGTTACCTGATGCACCACTTGCAGATGTACCACCAGCAGTAGTAATGTTTGACGAAATTGTAGTTACAGCTGAGTTCAATGAGTCAGAGAGACCTGAGTTAAACACTGCTAAAACGATTGCTGACATAGCGACACCGATAATTGCGTATTCGATTGCCGTAACACCGCGTTGGTCTTGAACAAATGAAACTGCTTTTGCATAAACTTTAGTGATTAGAGTATTCAACATGATTTGTTACCTTCTACTGCTAAGTTAATCTATTAAGAGAGCTTGTTTATTTGCCAGTTATTAAACAACTGGATGGTCAGGTTTAATTAGTTACCTGATGCACCACTTGCAGATGTACCGCCAGCAGTAGTGATATTTGATGAAATTGCTGTAATCGCTGAGTTTAATGAATCAGAAAGACCTGAATTAAACACTGCAAGAACGATTGCGGACATGGCAACACCGATAATTGCATATTCAATCGCCGTAACACCGCGTTGGTCTTTAAGAAAAGAAACTACGTTTGCATACATTTTAGTGGTTAGTGTATTTAACATTTATATTTACCTTCAACTGACGATTGAACTTTATTATTCAGGGAGCTCTCTAGTAAAGATTCAATTAATTCTTCAGTAGAGTAAAAGTTATTTTTCAATGCTCCATTACAAGCCTTATTAAGCATCATAATGTAACGTTAAAATCCAATCTAAATTCTTTATTGTTTGGGTAGGTTTTATTTCCTTACCCGCTTTGTCTCTTCGACAGTGCTAATTTAACCAAACCAATTTTTAATGAATACTTTTTTCTGAGACAAAAAATCGAACGAGTGACAAATGTATCAATATCTAGATAAATTTCATTTTATTACATTTAAATGAGATAATTAGCCAATTTAGATAACATGATGATATATAATGGTATTATTTTAGTCCTTTAGTATTACTTGAGACAAAATGACGCATTATGAATTTTGAAGGGTTGGAATTATATGAAGATATTTAATTAAGTCAATTAACATTTATAAAGCAGCCTGCTAGATGGCATAAGATCACACTTTTATTGGTATTTATTTCACCCTCTAAAGGATTAGCTGAATTTTAAACTTTTATATTAAACAGATTGCAAAAGATGTGTTTTATTTCGAGACAATTTGTCGCACGAATAAAATGTATAAACAAAGAAATTATTTAAATAGTAAAAAACTACCTCTATATAGGTAGATAAACAGAAGTCTTAGTAACGAACAACAGGCGCAAGAACCAAACTCATGCGCCTGAGATGAGAAGCAGCCAGGCTGCTGACGATGCAGAGGCTACAAAAGCGAGCGACCAGTTCAGATTTTCTCTTCGAATTCGAGCAGTACCGACTTACTTCTTAAGTTCGCTTCAAAAGCTTCAACACCAATATCCTTGCCGATACCTGATTTTTTGTATCCTCCAGTAGGCATAATATGGTCGAAGCTACGCCCATATCGGTTCACCCACACAGAACCCACTTCTAAAGTGCGAATGCCACGCATAACTCGATCCAAATTGGCACTGTGAATACCAGCAGCCAAACCATAAACTTCATGGCGAGATAGACGCCAAGCCTCATCTTCGGATTCAAAGGACTGAATGGTTAGAACTGGTCCAAAAATTTCTTGCTCTAATGCTATGTTTTGTTCGTCCTGTATTTTGAGTAACGTTGGCGCAAAATAGGCACCGCCGAATCCCTCAAACATAGTGCCACCACAGAGACATTCCGCCCCTTGAGCAAGGCTTTGATCGACTATTGATTGAATCCGTTGAGCTTGTTGCTGTGAAATGATCGGCGATAGCGTGGTCGAACTATGCCAAGTCACACCGGGAGAGAGTTGCTCAAAATACTTTTTAAGTAGAGCAATAAAAGGAGACTCGATACTCTTTTCAATAATGAGGCGAGAACCAGACACGCACACTTGACCAGCATTGCCAGTGATGGCTTTGGCGATGGTCAGCGCTGTACGTTCTAAATCTTTCGTATCAGCAAAAACAATTTGAGGGCTTTTCCCTCCGAGTTCTAACGTTACAGGTTTTGGGCCAGTCAACGCACAGGCTGACATAATAGAAGAGCCTGTTTGAGTAGACCCCGTGAAGGTGACTTTATTAATCTGCGGATGTTCACACAAAGCCGCTCCCGTTTCACGCCCAGAGCCGAGCACCACATTGAAGATATCACTTGGTAACCC is part of the Vibrio porteresiae DSM 19223 genome and encodes:
- a CDS encoding TadE/TadG family type IV pilus assembly protein, with product MKKQIRFNKQQGHAALLFVLFIPMLFGVFVLGLDGARALQNKARLDEATEVMALAMSGQNASSESTRNAIVNNYVDYFFPNATIEYVETNVIPCDDNPKCDLSALATKQFFEYDIKLTISEPTWFPSSGISNGFGESVDIASTSAVRKYNSKSVDVILISDFSGSMQESVSSDRDAKYIELKDIISTVSSTLAEYNQNTGTNSQISFIGFDGFVFPGTGYTTRVCNSFYCTNRHYYYAYSYLICDRDKESNGNVYPKNSGWCYSQSEYVDPYATISNIFDESAYAATGVTSSLHFYTLGLTNDFSTFVSEVNQFTPSGTTAFYAGLIRGAQVAAAGDNSRRLFIILSDGMNSYEQITDSLVSNGLCSAITDELNTRLTSEGETVKSRMFAIGFGYTISNYPQMKNCVGEQNVYDATDKDSIKNKILELVADEMGRLEPSDLAPSN
- the tadF gene encoding tight adherence pilus pseudopilin TadF → MNSPLIKQRGNFTVEFSIVGVFLSLLIVFTGDLIMKLSMKGKLERLSYSIASVIKERTQLFEEEEYAVDDDQAKEAYQIVVNSLNRSMGHFDQNDFGFDLKVRQRSYYGLGNQLIEVSNWNSATTLGVGLACPGVTPGVNLLFQTSWGRSATLYQVTLCYRSTNWFGSLFGKDYSLVAANAFTLAR
- a CDS encoding pilus assembly protein, with protein sequence MKNVKAVLTAKVQKGTATIEFAMGFIFFWLMCAFWVEIAFLSYVSGLGDMAIAQASLHSKRLASTTEFLGDFEEMLAKEDSVWASVIDVTQFRFSVRYLTSFTELSAVTEKCAPDEESEDISIECGTATGSSIAIYRVDYMAPHIFSYFFDTESMFTREAIVIQEYQRDEFSID
- a CDS encoding tetratricopeptide repeat protein; the encoded protein is MSKMIVVTLLLISLSGCVATSGKRNGGIDTQTQEKVLLSSKNYQKLITFYKSQLLAKEDFATRIKLIRAYVETADFHSAIFYLEPLLNTKKESFDVNYLAGKSYLNLGDLDRANRYLTQANRLNPREADVLNLLGINDCYRGEFYQAKQRFLQARVFMDDDITVKNNLALVAILQQHYFTAKDLLEPMYFSNANGSQRIKANLAIVYAKLGDMGGFTRLTTTLSPEQRNKLFANLKALKLSDVKRAVLGSPEKQQEELSEKR
- a CDS encoding type II secretion system F family protein, producing MDIIALASIGLIVLGLVALIVSALKAKRAKRLEKLNFSEEEKASINFYGLSEFLNKVFSTNQKDVDDKFIAAGFYDLKFSKYFILIKYTAVIGGILGVAILGTVWHLKSSTFIAVEALWIVLSLMGPDYYLTFKANAVRKDISNKLPYMLDLMGVCVQTGMTIESAISYLSHEFKAFDKDLSYILNLVNDRSRLVGIEQALNELYKRFPSNEIRSFVMTLNQSIQYGSSIYPVLITLASDIREVQLLHIEEKIGQLSAKMSIPLILFIMIPIVVLIAAPGVMRMLG
- a CDS encoding type II secretion system F family protein, which gives rise to MSDDLYFLLIGVVIIIIALIINYRTKKRRMTYLRNFDSSFGSTTIVSQHQAVDIQSLLDRGFKERALQNWYNFKSQLGNMPEIKLIVITLVLIAASILFNRNFLRESQYIVTPLVLLLGYFFLFRWLQNRERQNFESQFPDALNMMTSAVSSGDSIMHAIMYVGHQLEGDVGNEFRVMGQRLQLGEDPDEVFRKSCHRYPYPSFYFFVITLRANISRGGQLKDIIQRLNRTMFNARAMDKKKFALTSEARSSAKIVAAIPFFFLFMLQFLSPENYEYVMFNEDGKVILYYVLASEFIGISIVWGLMRGVS
- a CDS encoding CpaF family protein, with protein sequence MSVAKNLYVKLRRQIFDALDPSAIADIKRAQLEEELESAINLLIDKESAAVSNSLRREFVSALADELIGLGPLQRLMDDDTISDIMVNGPEAIFIERNGLVEKSNVTFIDEPQLVGIAKRIASRVGRRVDESSPLCDARLLDGSRVNIVIPPIAIDGTSISIRKFKKHSIDFAKLCQFGAMSPEMAQLLMVAARCRLNIIISGGTGSGKTTMLNALSQFISEKERIVTIEDAAELKLQQPHVVRLETRAAGIENTGQISQRELVINALRMRPDRIIVGECRGAEAFEMLQAMNTGHDGSMSTLHANTPRDAMARVESMVMMASNNLPLEAIRRTIVSAVDLIIQISRLHDGSRKVMSITEVIGLEGTSVVLEEIYRFQPTYEKTPDGKVTGQFVTAGLMQRSVLVEKAKFFGLEEKLMSSFKTTGGKA
- a CDS encoding AAA family ATPase yields the protein MFDLTSILKSGKGQEGNNDHIKTVLFYQTKQCRELFEESFRFEGIAVPITIENKDDNIIEHVKSKSAEIIIIELNKSKSLVADAERISHLIPTGSAVVIVGGEDAMSTMRGLKKLGFYYLFWPATKTELVEFVNSIYDERERPFSVSKGRKAKRISIVGSKGGVGATMVTAELSCLLAETRHSSSIIVDHNYNSGNLDIMLGINKFEKKKVQKGNLSDNIDVSSSRSLLIKKSNLLSILSISAEEFSYGEMVDYRRAIIDVMRSECNFIVEDISASTGQVFDFNNDWMESDCIVIVTNATVSSLRDAGRLNSIIEAMPTTERPRVFIVVNHTIPEKYASVSFDEIEKFLKRKVDLVIPYIKDFSDVILDGKRLASRRHRSAVVLNQLSALVLGEDINAKKSLFKKIVSKG